A segment of the Candidatus Nitrososphaera gargensis Ga9.2 genome:
CCGACACCTGCTGCGCCGTCTCCCGCTTGGTCTGAAGGCGAGCCGATGCCTACTCCCAGAACCGAGATAGCAGGCGCTGCAGTGGACGGCAAGATTTACATAATAGGAGGATTTGACAGGTTCGGCAGGGCCGTCTCGACGGTAGAAGTTTATGACCCAGAGAACGATCAGTGGAATACTTCTGCCCCATTGCCGCAGCCGCTGCACCATGCCGCAGCGGCGTCGTACAACGGCACGCTGTACGTGGTAGGCGGCTATCTTGAAGACAATACCCCTTCAAACAAACTGCTGGCCTACGACCCGGAGACAAATGAATGGCAAGAGCTTGCCCCGATGCCAACAGCAAGGGGCGCGCTGACCGCCAATTTCGTAAACGGCATCCTTTACGCATTGGGCGGAGTGAACTCGAGCTTTGGCTCTCCAGCCGCCCCGCTAGCGACAAACGAAGCGTACGATCCAGAGACAGACAGCTGGACGCAGAAGGCTCCTATGCCTACGCCGCGCCAGCACCTTGCTTCAGTGGTACTTGATAGGCTGTACGTCATTGGAGGAAGGATCGACAGCCTGTCGTCAAATCTTGACGCCCATGAGGCATACGATGATCAGAATGACAATTGGATCAAGCTATCGCCGATGCCATCAAAGAGAGGCGGGCTTGCTGCCGCGCCATCCTATGCTGACGACCACATCTATGTTTTCGGCGGCGAAAGCCCCACTGGCACTTTCAACAACAATGAAAGATACAATCCTTTGAACGACAGCTGGTCTTCTGCAACTCCCATGCCCGATCCGCGCCATGGGCTTGCGGCGGTGACCGTGGACAACAAGATCTATGTCATTGGCGGCGGCCCGCAGCCGGGACTGACCGTGAGTGGCACGAACCAGATATACCCCACGTACTATCCGATGATGTAGGTGGGCGCGACTACTTGTTGCAGGTCTTGTTTACCCGGAGCTTGCACCTTGCAGTGCTGTGGCGCCAGCTTCCATTCATGAAATATTCAAGATGAGCCACGCCGTCGCGATCGGTGACAGTCCTTTCCTGCTCATTTTTTGGAGCGCCTGATCCGACACGCGTCTGGATGGCGTTTCTAAAATTCACGTCTAAACAGAACTCCTGTTGTTGCTGTTGTTCTCGATAACCTTTGCACACTGGTCGCAGTATCTTTCAACGACTGCTATCCCGTTGCCCACGTCAAACAAGGCGTCTTTTGTGGCGGGCTGGCCGCAGTCTTTGCATGCTCTTCTTGGGCTGCCCGCAATGTTTTGGGAAGCCCTGATAGAAGTAAAAATTCTATTCATCATGTTCTACATGTGGTCGAACTATAAGAATGTAGGCTTTTGCTGCAAGTGAAAAAAGAATTGGTGCATCAAAAGTTGTTGCACCACTCTGTATTATTACTACTTCTTTGGCTTTTTCTTGCCAGATTTTTTCTTTTTTGCTGCCATAAGTTTGATGCAGAGCTCAACTATTTAACAATAGCTAAAGCTGTCAGAGCTATTCTGGTGGCGCAAAGGTCTGCCTGCCGCTGTCTGTGCGCTTGTTCACTTTAGTTTCTGTCATCCTCTGGGGCGTGTAAAAGATGTCATGGTCGTTCTTAAGGTGGCTCAGGAATGCCACTCCGTTATTGATGTTGTCTTTTACTATCAGGTCGCGCCCGCAATAGCTGCATTTTATGATGTGCTCGTCAGGACCGGCTGCTGCCAATGCAGTGTGTCATTGTGGCAGCCAGAATAAGGATTTTCCTGATGGCTCAGGGGCCTGCTAGAATTTCGAGCTGTCAACCGCGTCCATTATTACCTGCGCGGCATTGGACGCCAAAGCTGGTCTTACAGTAATTCTCGTTTCTCAGCTTCGAGTCCAGATCGCCTTTCCTGAGCAATTCCGACACCCTGTTGACTGCCGCAAGGTAGTTCATAGAAGACTTCCAGGTAAGTATGACTTCGCACTTGTCGCACACACTGCCCTTTGCATTTGCAGCATAAACCACGTTGCAGAACAGGCATTTGTTGTACACCATTGACCTGCCTGCCCTTGGCGCCCCTATCTCAAAATGGACGGTGTTAAAACAGGAAATGCAAAGATACTTGCCACAACTCACACACGTGTGGTATTCTTCGCCCCTTTTGCACATCCCGCATGTTGCCAGGCGATCATCACGTTCTGTACGTTGTTATCTTTTTTGAGTATGCGTCGCAGTATTTTTCTATCATGGTGACGCTGTCGCCTACATCAAAATGGGCTTCCAGCGTGGCCAGGCTGCCACATGTCGAGCAATATTTTGGCTTTTTGTCCTTTGGGCTGTGCGCAAAAGGCTTGAGCGCTATCAAGGATTTCATCATGTGTGTTTTTCACTGACCTCCGAAAAATGCGATTGCAAGTGAAATGGCGATTATAACTCCTGCAACAATCAGGAACTTGCTGTTATTTGTCATCTCTTATGGTGTCGTCCTGCACATAAGAATGTACTTAATCTGGAACGTAGTAGCTTGCCAAGTGTAAGGAAAGGCACTTACATAAGCCAGTCCTGATGATGAATGAGAGAAAAAATGCCCATGCTTATGCTCAAGTGCAAGACCTGCGGAGAAGTTTTTCCCGGCATTTACGTGCCTGAAGGAAGCGACAGCGACATCAAGTCAGCAGCTGCAAGCGTCGATACCTCACATACTTGTTCAAGGGGACACAACAACGAATATGCTGCGGCTGATTACATGGACTGGTCTTGAGAGAGTGAGCACCAAGACCATACTTGTCAGCTACCCCGACAGCTTTAGGCTTGAAGAAGGAAAGAGCCTAGTGGAATCGGCCGACTGCAAGATCGTGAAGATTTTCACCCAGAAGTATCTGAACCATTCGCAGTACGGGATAGGCGCAGGCAAAGCTGAAGAGATCAGGGATTTTGTAAAAGGAGAAGAAGAGGGCATCCAACAGCTGGTTGTTGACGAGCACCTTACTTCAAAGCAGCTTTACAACTTGAGCAAGCTCGTAGAGGTGCAGGCGATAGACAGGGAGCGGCTGATACTCAACATCTTTTATTCAAGGGCTACCACCACCGAGGCGAAACTGCAGATCGAGCTTGCCGAGATCCAGTACGAGATCCCGCGAGTCAGGGAGATCGCAAAAATGACTTCAGGCAACGAAAGGGCCGGCAAGGGGGGCATGGGCGAATACACGGTAGACGTAAAGTTCCGGGATCTGAAGAGGCGGATGAACTTTATTAGAGAAAAGCTGGTCGAAGCCAAGAAAAAGCGCGATCTGTACCACCAGCAGCGGACAAGGACCCAGATGCCAGTTGTCTCGCTAGTTGGCTATACCGGCTCGGGCAAGACCACGCTGTTCAATCTGCTCACAAAGGAGCACAGGGAGACATCTAGCAGCCTGTTCACTACGCTTTCGACAACCACTAGAGTAATGAAATTCAATGACGAGAAACAGGGCGACCTGCTCCTCACAGACACAGTGGGCTTTATCAGCAGGTTGCCGCCTTACATGATAGACGCGTTCAAGTCGACTCTAGAGGAGTCGCTTGCCGCACATCTGATCCTGCTATTGGTAGACGCTTCAGAAGACGTCCAGAACATTGACATAAAATATTCAAGCTGCTGGGATGTGCTGGACGAGCTAAAGGTAGACCATGCCAAAGTCCTAGTCGTCCTGACAAAGCAAGACGCCGTAGACGCGCAAAAGATGCAGGAAGTCATGCAACAGTTGCAGCTCAAGGAACCGATAATGATAATATCATCAAAGACAGGCTACGGCATCCGCAAATTAAAGAACATGATGGTCAGCAAGTCTCGCCCAAAAATGGTCGGCGGCCAGCCATAGACTTTTCCGCAAGATCCAATCTGGCCCATTAGTTATTGCCACCTCTTTAGAGGATCGGGTGAAGAAGTTATATGCGATGGCAGTGTAGTTATATATTGGTCAGGATTTTAATGCAAAATAATTTTCCAATGAGACAATGGCACCTTGAGCACATGCAGAAGACCATTCTAAAGTACGTCAAGGGCCTGTCTGCCGATGCCAATAGCTGGGAGAGGAGGAACCACAAGAAATACGGCAACATTACAAATGTGTGCAGGCAGATTGAATATGACATGAGGCACGGAGTCACCAAAGAGGAATTGCTCGCGTCTTTTTCAAAAATCCACACTCATTCATCTTACCGGGCGCTAAGACGTGACAGCGATTCGATGAGCAGGTTGTTAGAGATAGAGGAGCACTTTACCACACCAAAGGCAGTCACGCCGCTCTGGTAGCTCCTCCTGCATAGACAAGCTGCGTTTAATAGTCTCTCTCTGGCATAACAATGCCGTTTATTTTGTCGTCTTTAACAATCGAGCAAAAACTCACAGCCAAGCAGCGCCTAGAGATAGAAGCGCGCCTTGCCAACTACAATATCCCGGTTCAGATCCTGCAAATGGTGGCAGCGCGCTGCGAGTGCACGCTCGATCCCAAAGTCAGCGGAAGAGGCCTGCCAAAAAGCCCAAGCTGTCTATTCTGCTTGAAAGGCTGAACGACAGGGCAATCATGCTGCTAGAGCAGATATTTCTAGAGTGCCACGACTCTTTTTCAAATTTCAGGTTTGCAGTTTCCTTTCATCGATGTACAGCCCGCTGTTGCACAAATTTGTAATGAATGAAAAAATTGCCGGCGAGTCGGGGCTAGAATATTCATTTGATGTCGGCATCTATGGCCGGAGCTCGGAAAAGCTGGTCGCAGTAGGCATGCAGAACAACGACAAAGCGCAGCAGCCGGCAGACACCAACTCGCTTCACAAGTTCCTGGCCGCCATCAAGGACCTTCGCGCCGTGCACCCGGACATGCAGGGAGCTTACTACTCGTCTTCGTATGGCTATCAGGACGACAGCGCATGGCACTTGGCCAGAAGGCATGGAGAAGGAGCCGACAAGACGGAGATCAGGTTTTTCGACTACAAGGACAAGATATACTTTGAAATCAAGTCTCCTCCATAATTGTTACCAAAAGTACTAATTGCACGCGCTCTACGTATAGGATGATACATCTTGGAAAAATGCGCTACGTGCAACCTGACGATACACCCAAATTTTGCAGGTCACCATAAATGCGGCCACGCCAACTGCCCCATATGCAAGGAGGCAGTAACAAGTTCACAATACTGGGGCCACATCCGGTCTCATCCCGGGCATGAAAACGACGCGCCGCCATCAAAGAGGATGTCTTCCACCCCACAAAATAATACAGGCCCGCGACTGCACCGCAGGTAGAGAGAGACTATACTATACTTCAAGCCCTGTCAGGTGGCCGTCCTGCTTGATCTTTTCCGCGTGAGCGGCAATGTAGCGCCAGATAATGTCGGCCTTGTCTGACTGAAAATCCCAAGGGGCTATCAGCACAAGGTCGTTATCTCTTATCCACATCCTACGCTTTATCTTTCCCCGAATCCTGCAGGTTCTAACCTTGCCGTCGGTGCATTTTACAATAATATTGTCGCCTCCGACAAGTTTTATGACCTTGCCAAAAAGTTGGCCATCGCCGGGCATCACCATCTCTTTAAGAGCTGCTTCATTGAGGACTTTTCTCTTGCCTAAAGTAAAAACCGAAATACACTGCGCACGCGTTGGTTAAAAGTGTATGTATTATTGTTGTTATTAGGCTATGACCATTGTGACCGTGGAATCGACGTTGCGGATCGTGCCAATGTCCACACAGACAGTCCTCCGCAGGCTATTTTCAGTGTCGGCGCTGACCTTGACTATCAGGTCGTAAATTCCAGACGTCCTGTAAACGTGGCTCACGGCTGACAGCTTGTTGAGCTCGGCAATTACATCCGCATCAAAGGGAAAGCGGCAGTTGACGAGCACAATGGCAGAAATCATAATCATAACAATAACGTCAGGCTTGTATTAACCATTTAATAAATATAAGAAAAAACGTCTGTGGTACTTTCCGAAAGGCAGTTGCCACATATTTTGTTTGGGATTTTGTATTGTATTATTACTGCACTAGTTCTGCTGTAGCAAACCTGGCACCAACGTTGGTGACCCTGATCTTGCTTGTTTGGCCAACTTTGCCGTTCTTTACAAAGACTACAAATCCCTGTACTCTGGCAATGCCGTCGCCCTGTCTGCTCGTTTCAGTAATCCGCACGTCGTATTCTTTGCCTGTTTCTACAGGCTTTGGACCGAAGTTACCGCCACCGAAGCGGCCGCCTCCTCCAAAACGTCTTTCGCCGTATGACATTAGTCAACCAACCTAGGACTACTAGCAATATAAACGGTGGACAAGTAATTTCAGTGCCTTTTCGTCGTTTTCAGCCGGTAGCGCCGAATGATCTCCCTGTCGATCTCCTCGTGCTTTATCTGCTCGCCCCTCCGGCCCGGCGTCTTCATTGCCTGCTGCTTTACCTTCTTCCTTTCCTCCTCAAGCTCGCGGTCGTGCTTTATCCTCTGCAGCTCCTGAGCATAGTTCTCACGGAAAAACTTCTCTTCTGCAGTATCCTCGGACATGTATCTATAGATAATATGCACAAATATTTATCCACTTGCTATCCACCGGCACGAGACCTAGCTGGAGATTCAAAAAGCACAGGCGGGTTATTGTTTCCGCACCACTCACCTAAAACCAGCCTGAATCCCCTGCTTGCCAAGGTAATCAAGGTACAGGTCACCATACTCGTAGTTCTTGGATTTCTTTCTATGGTGGACCTTTTTGTGATTTTCCAACCGCTTTTTAGTTGGAAGCTCCAGATTGCAAATTTTGCACTTGAAGGTATTATTTTTCTTGATGCAGATCTTGAGCTAAGCTTCGATATAAAGAAGAAGAAAGACTCGCTGCCGTAGTAGATACTAAAAGATGCGCAACGCTCAAGTAGACGAGTCATTATAATTTTAGCCGAATTGGCAAAGCATGGCTGGCGCATTCTGGTCACAATGACCATTGCCCTTGGAGTCCTGCTTCCAGCGATGATGGCAAGTGGCACAAGTGTAAATGACACAGACGTAGAGGAGCCCATCTGGAAAACATGGACCGTCGTAACCAGAGGTCAGTCATATCCAATACAATATTCGATTACCAGTGGCAGTAGCATAGTCAACATGGTGCCAGACGTAGAGACATTAACTCTTACTATAACTATCAGCTCAACTGCCGACGGAAAGCTTACCATAGAACTTCCAAGGGAGCTAATTGATTCTAGGGAGGGACCAAACCAGACTGGAGCAGATAACGAATTTGCAGTATTTGTGGATGATGAAAATGTGGCGCTCGATGAAATAGAAGCTACAAACACAACAAGAACCCTGGTAATTGACTTTCGTCGCGGCACTGAAACTATAGAAATTGTTGCCACATGGTTGCCTATGTATCAGCCACCGCCTCTAAATGAGTGGCAAACAACGAATATTGTCGGCAGGTTCCTCTATTCAGACCCGCCAAAGCCAGACCAGATCTTTAAGGTTCAGTACAGGGTCGTCAATGGAACAATAGAAAAACTAAGCATCTGGCAGACCAAAGTCAGCAGCAATGGAAATGGAACACTGGAAATCAAATTTCCAAGGAACTATCCCTACACCAATCAAGACGGAATTAATGTGCCGATTACTGTGAATCCTATCCTGATTGTTGACGGCCAATGGGGCGACGAAATAACATATAGCGACATAACTGACTGCTTCTTTGTATTTTCTATCCCTTTTACAGACAGCAAGAGTATAGGGCTGGTATGGTCTTATCTTGCCACCAATTTGCCTTTCCATGGCGACGATGTTCCAGAGAGCTGCATATCTCAAACGCTGGTAGAAAATGTGCCTACCAGAAGCGATGGCACAATTTCACCATTGAAACAGTTCAAAGCAGGAGTTGCCGCAGAAGACGTGGTATGCCGGCAATTGGAGGGAGTAGAAAGGAAGTTCATGCTTTTGATAAGCCCATATGGCGAGCCATACTGCGTAAGCCTGTCCAATGAAGGGTTCATGAAAGCAAAGGGATGGACAGAGCCCTTAAGGCACTAGGAACTACTACAATATCAAGCATGGCAGAAGAAACAATAACGGTCAGCTGCGCCGGCGACAGCCAGCTGGCTGCAGAAATCTACAATCATCTCTGCTCAAAAGTCGGAAAAGCCGACACTGGATACATTTCGCTTGTCGAAGATGAAATTGGAATTGATCGCAGGAGCACGCTCACAAAGGACGCAGTAAGACAAATCCTTGATTCTTTTGTCAGGTCGAACCCTGAGCGGCTGAAAAACCATCAAGTCATCGAGTCCGGCGACATATTCGTTGTTGGAATCGTAGCCGAGCCTTCAAAGGTTGATGCATTGCTTACGTGCGAGTTCTGCGGCTATTTCACGCCCTACCAAGAAGATCTGTTTATCCACAAAAGGATGCACGCCGGCGGAGGAGGCTAGAAAGACTTTTTGAGGCAGCATGCCTAAATATGATGTAGAAGAGGAGGCAGGGATGCGACTTGAGCGGCAGGTGGGATGACGAAGAGAAGCGGTATGACCAGTACCGCGAGGGCGGTAGTGGTGGAGGCAAAAGGCGGATCGGCGCACGCGGCATCCGCCGGATAATACTCATCGGCTTCGCGGTCTTGGGCGTCATAATGATCTCCTTCTTTGCGTCAAGGGCGGGCCTTCACGTGGCTCTCCATGAGAGAGGAGAAGCGATAGGGACTGTGCAGGTGGTCACCGCCCAGATCAGCAACAACAGCTTTGACACCCTGCGCAACGTGACTGTGCAGTTTGGCGATAACAATCCTGTGCAGCGCATTGGAGACATGGGGCCGTTTTCCGGAGTGTTAGTGTCGCCGGAAGGCGACGACTATGAGTTTGACAGGGTGATCGTCACTGCAAATGACGGCGCGCTGACCGTAGTCAAGCAACGCTAGCTAGCTGCTCTGCACAAAAGATTTACCGTCCACTTTTTTGCGGCAATGAATGCCACTGCATTTCTTAGCGAAGGCCCCTTATTCTTGGATTATGCTTGCCATAGTTCCTTGGTCTTGCGAGCCAGACAGTTGCCCTGCATTGTGGACAATGAGTAAAGAATTTGGCATAACCTTCATACTGAAACACTCTTTTACAGTTGTTGCAGCGCAACTCTACCATACGATATTCAAAGGCATATGATTAAAGTGTTTAATCACGTCTCTGGCACCGAATACGCAAATGCGCGTTTTCACTTGTTGCCTTGCAGCCAGAATCAAGAGTTATAAAAGATGGTTGTGTGTTTGTCAACTTGATGTCTGAAAAAGAAAAAGAAGATGATTTGGCCCAAGAACTGGACGCAATTTTAGATTCCTACGATAAAAATAATGAAGTTAAACAAGATAATGTCGATGAGGAACAAATTCAAGAATTCTTGGCAAGATTTGAACGAATAAAGGTTGAGACCATCAGGCCGACAATGGAGCAAGTTGGCAAATACTTGGAGAAGAGAGGACACCTCTATCAGATTAAAGACAAGGCAGACATACATGAAGATAATCCGAGTATTACGATGGAAATCTATCCAAGAACCTCTAATGATGTCCCAATACAGGAACACGAGTTTCCTACAATAAGCTTCATAGCAGAGCCGGATGTTGGTGCGGTGGGAATAGAAGTGCGTGATGGGATGCCGGGGCGCCCAGGGCTAACGAGAGGCCACACAACCACGTTGGATGCTCTTACCGGCGAGTATGTGAAAAACCAGATTGTCGCCGTAATAAAAATAAATTTCTCAAGAAAGATTCAAAAAACACTCAATGACTTGTTATAGATTATATTATTGATCAGGGTCTTATCAGCAAGCAAAAGCCCCAAAGATCCACCAGGAGACGATGAAGAGACGCGATTGACACGACGTACCAATATATATAATATAGCTCTGGTGCCAAAACTAGCTGATACACAAAACAAACTCTGGCGATAAAATAATTATTTAGTTGAATTACGGTTCTTGATGCTTTGTTTTTGGCGGTGAGGCATGCTCAACTGATTCATTTCTGTAGGCAAATTTTAGCCATATGGGAGTGATTATCGTTGTGGCAGCAACCATGATTATCACTGTGGTGTATATGTCGTTGCTTAAAGCTCCTGACGAGACACCTACGCCTGCAACTATCAAGCCTACTTCGCCTCTAGAAATCATGCCTACGCCTACCCGCATCGCTCTTGCTTTATCTTTCAGGAAGATTATTGAAGGAAGTCCTGTTCCTACCAACTTTGTAACAATTGCTACTGCTATCATTATTCCTGCTAGATACAAAACATTAGGATTGACTCCTCTCAGGTCTACCTGCGCGCCAATAATTGCAAAGAACAATGGCGCAAAAATTATCTGCAGCTTGTCAACGTACTCATGAACCTGTTTGATTACCCTTGTGCTTGCAACTGCCATGCCTATCGCAAATGCTCCTACGATTGGTGACAGTC
Coding sequences within it:
- a CDS encoding TRAM domain-containing protein, with protein sequence MSYGERRFGGGGRFGGGNFGPKPVETGKEYDVRITETSRQGDGIARVQGFVVFVKNGKVGQTSKIRVTNVGARFATAELVQ
- a CDS encoding translation initiation factor eIF-1A, translated to MSVFTLGKRKVLNEAALKEMVMPGDGQLFGKVIKLVGGDNIIVKCTDGKVRTCRIRGKIKRRMWIRDNDLVLIAPWDFQSDKADIIWRYIAAHAEKIKQDGHLTGLEV
- a CDS encoding Lrp/AsnC ligand binding domain-containing protein translates to MISAIVLVNCRFPFDADVIAELNKLSAVSHVYRTSGIYDLIVKVSADTENSLRRTVCVDIGTIRNVDSTVTMVIA
- a CDS encoding zinc finger C2H2 domain-containing protein, which produces MDRALKALGTTTISSMAEETITVSCAGDSQLAAEIYNHLCSKVGKADTGYISLVEDEIGIDRRSTLTKDAVRQILDSFVRSNPERLKNHQVIESGDIFVVGIVAEPSKVDALLTCEFCGYFTPYQEDLFIHKRMHAGGGG
- a CDS encoding Kelch repeat-containing protein produces the protein MAARTYAIIIGAGIATAAAAIAIAFAIFISPALTVSPTPAAPSPAWSEGEPMPTPRTEIAGAAVDGKIYIIGGFDRFGRAVSTVEVYDPENDQWNTSAPLPQPLHHAAAASYNGTLYVVGGYLEDNTPSNKLLAYDPETNEWQELAPMPTARGALTANFVNGILYALGGVNSSFGSPAAPLATNEAYDPETDSWTQKAPMPTPRQHLASVVLDRLYVIGGRIDSLSSNLDAHEAYDDQNDNWIKLSPMPSKRGGLAAAPSYADDHIYVFGGESPTGTFNNNERYNPLNDSWSSATPMPDPRHGLAAVTVDNKIYVIGGGPQPGLTVSGTNQIYPTYYPMM
- the hflX gene encoding GTPase HflX; this encodes MLRLITWTGLERVSTKTILVSYPDSFRLEEGKSLVESADCKIVKIFTQKYLNHSQYGIGAGKAEEIRDFVKGEEEGIQQLVVDEHLTSKQLYNLSKLVEVQAIDRERLILNIFYSRATTTEAKLQIELAEIQYEIPRVREIAKMTSGNERAGKGGMGEYTVDVKFRDLKRRMNFIREKLVEAKKKRDLYHQQRTRTQMPVVSLVGYTGSGKTTLFNLLTKEHRETSSSLFTTLSTTTRVMKFNDEKQGDLLLTDTVGFISRLPPYMIDAFKSTLEESLAAHLILLLVDASEDVQNIDIKYSSCWDVLDELKVDHAKVLVVLTKQDAVDAQKMQEVMQQLQLKEPIMIISSKTGYGIRKLKNMMVSKSRPKMVGGQP